From one Gemmobacter sp. genomic stretch:
- a CDS encoding AMP-binding protein, whose protein sequence is MTLAATPSLQLAAQAARFADHPLFILPQAVADLWATGRTQWTYAEVLAQVERLRAGYAAAGYGAGHRVALLLENRPAHFFHWLALNGLGVAIVPINPDATSDEVAYLLGHSGAVLAVALPARLGQMQGHGIPAIADGDVPPPAPTLAGAMPDPGTGECALIYTSGTTGKPKGCMLSDLYFMQWGAWYAAQPDPVALRPGAERLMTPLPAFHVNAMGNSFMGMLATGGAQVIIDRFHPRSWWDMARETGATCFHYLGVMPAILLAIAADARDRDHSLRFGLGGGVHADHHAAFEDRFGVPLLEGWAMTETGGACLLSAVAEPRNVGTRCLGRADRAGPAMDYRLIDDQGLDVSPGTPGELVVRARGDDPRRGLFSGYLNDPAATDAIWQGGWLHTGDIMRQGPDGALHFMDRKKNIIRRSGENIAALEVEGILNTHPLVAQVAVVAADEPLRGEEVLAVVVPKPGADEPALARALMDHAAERLAYYKVPGFVVFRDALPVTSTQKVRKADLGGLTENPMADPRAHDLRPEKQALRRAASH, encoded by the coding sequence ATGACGCTTGCCGCCACCCCTTCGCTGCAACTGGCCGCACAGGCGGCGCGGTTCGCCGACCATCCGCTGTTCATCCTGCCGCAGGCGGTGGCCGACCTGTGGGCCACCGGCCGCACGCAATGGACCTATGCCGAGGTGCTGGCGCAGGTCGAACGCCTGCGCGCGGGCTATGCGGCCGCAGGCTATGGTGCCGGCCACCGGGTGGCGCTGCTGCTGGAAAACCGGCCGGCACATTTCTTTCACTGGCTGGCGCTGAACGGGCTGGGCGTGGCGATCGTGCCGATCAACCCCGATGCGACGTCCGATGAAGTGGCCTATCTGCTGGGCCATTCCGGGGCCGTCCTGGCGGTGGCGCTGCCGGCGCGGCTGGGGCAGATGCAGGGGCACGGGATCCCGGCGATTGCCGATGGCGATGTGCCGCCCCCGGCACCCACCCTGGCCGGCGCCATGCCGGACCCGGGCACCGGCGAATGCGCGCTGATCTATACCTCGGGCACCACGGGCAAGCCCAAGGGCTGCATGCTGTCGGATCTGTATTTCATGCAGTGGGGCGCCTGGTATGCCGCGCAGCCCGATCCGGTCGCCCTGCGCCCCGGGGCCGAGCGGTTGATGACCCCGCTGCCGGCGTTCCATGTCAATGCCATGGGCAACAGCTTCATGGGCATGCTGGCCACCGGCGGGGCACAGGTGATCATCGACCGTTTCCATCCCCGCAGCTGGTGGGACATGGCGCGGGAAACCGGGGCGACCTGTTTCCACTATCTGGGCGTGATGCCGGCCATCCTGCTGGCCATCGCCGCCGATGCGCGCGACCGCGACCATTCCTTGCGCTTTGGCCTGGGCGGCGGCGTGCATGCCGACCATCATGCCGCCTTCGAGGACCGCTTTGGCGTGCCGCTGCTGGAAGGCTGGGCGATGACCGAAACCGGCGGTGCCTGCCTGCTGAGCGCGGTGGCCGAACCGCGCAATGTCGGCACCCGTTGCCTGGGCCGCGCCGACCGGGCCGGTCCTGCCATGGATTACCGTTTGATCGACGACCAGGGGCTGGATGTTTCCCCCGGCACCCCTGGCGAACTGGTGGTCCGCGCACGGGGGGACGACCCCCGGCGCGGCCTTTTTTCCGGGTATCTGAACGATCCCGCCGCCACCGATGCGATCTGGCAGGGTGGCTGGCTGCATACCGGCGATATCATGCGGCAGGGGCCGGATGGCGCGCTGCATTTCATGGACCGCAAGAAGAACATCATCCGCCGGTCGGGCGAGAATATCGCCGCGCTGGAGGTGGAGGGCATTCTGAACACCCATCCGCTGGTGGCGCAGGTCGCCGTCGTGGCCGCCGACGAACCCCTGCGGGGCGAAGAGGTGCTGGCGGTCGTGGTGCCGAAACCCGGCGCCGATGAACCGGCGCTGGCCCGCGCGCTGATGGACCACGCGGCAGAGCGGCTGGCTTATTACAAGGTGCCGGGGTTCGTCGTGTTCCGCGATGCGCTGCCGGTGACCTCGACCCAGAAGGTGCGCAAGGCCGATCTGGGCGGGCTGACCGAAAACCCGATGGCCGACCCGCGCGCCCACGATCTGCGCCCGGAAAAACAGGCGCTGCGCCGCGCCGCGTCCCATTGA
- a CDS encoding TRAP transporter large permease subunit: MDWLYSFAILISSIMVLMGLGLPVAFAFFATNIMGLFLFFGGARGVTQMVSNFSEAVTTYSLAPLPMFLVMGSLFFRSGLGDKVIQAIDLAIGNLRGRLSYVTLGAGAVFAALSGSSMANAGMMGSLMAPEMLKRGYKSHMAYGPILGAGSLAVIIPPSTLGVLLGSLAEIDVGALLIAGVVPGIMLVFLFGGLIWAQTTIDPDSAPHYETPKASGMEKFIAIASNVLPMGFLIFCVVGTIILGIATPTESAGIGCMGVLALLVVYRRFNLKVIWQSLDDAMKVTGMTFLIITASTTFSQVFAFSGASNGFISAILAFDLGPYGVLAMMIVVILILGMFMDQVSMMLITIPLFMPIAKQFGFDPVWFGLMLLLAYEIGFTTPPFGMLLFVVMGVAPRGTTLRMMAMAALPYILITIGLIAVIAVVPQIALWLPGLMGR; this comes from the coding sequence ATGGACTGGCTCTATTCCTTTGCGATCCTGATCTCGTCCATCATGGTGCTGATGGGACTTGGTCTGCCGGTGGCCTTTGCCTTCTTCGCCACCAACATCATGGGGCTGTTCCTGTTCTTCGGCGGCGCGCGTGGCGTGACGCAGATGGTCTCGAACTTTTCCGAGGCGGTGACCACCTATTCGCTGGCGCCCCTGCCGATGTTCCTGGTGATGGGCAGCCTGTTCTTCCGGTCCGGTCTGGGTGACAAGGTGATCCAGGCCATCGACCTGGCCATCGGCAACCTGCGCGGGCGGCTGAGCTATGTGACGCTGGGCGCCGGCGCGGTATTTGCCGCGCTGTCGGGGTCGTCCATGGCGAACGCCGGCATGATGGGCAGCCTGATGGCGCCGGAAATGCTCAAGCGCGGCTACAAATCCCACATGGCCTATGGCCCGATCCTGGGCGCGGGCAGCCTTGCCGTGATCATCCCGCCGTCGACCCTGGGCGTGCTGCTGGGCAGCCTTGCGGAAATCGACGTGGGCGCGCTGCTGATCGCCGGGGTGGTGCCGGGCATCATGCTGGTGTTCCTGTTCGGCGGCCTGATCTGGGCGCAGACCACCATTGATCCCGATTCGGCGCCGCACTACGAAACGCCCAAGGCCAGCGGGATGGAGAAATTCATCGCCATCGCCTCGAACGTGCTGCCGATGGGCTTCCTGATCTTCTGCGTGGTCGGTACGATCATCCTGGGCATCGCCACCCCGACCGAAAGCGCCGGGATCGGCTGCATGGGCGTGCTGGCGCTGCTGGTCGTCTATCGCCGGTTCAACCTGAAGGTCATCTGGCAGTCGCTGGACGATGCGATGAAGGTGACGGGGATGACCTTCCTGATCATCACCGCCTCGACCACCTTCAGCCAGGTCTTTGCCTTTTCTGGGGCGTCGAACGGGTTCATCAGTGCCATTCTGGCGTTCGATCTGGGCCCCTATGGCGTGCTGGCCATGATGATCGTGGTCATCCTGATCCTGGGCATGTTCATGGATCAGGTCTCGATGATGCTGATCACCATCCCGCTGTTCATGCCGATCGCCAAGCAGTTTGGCTTTGATCCGGTGTGGTTCGGGCTGATGCTGCTGCTGGCCTACGAAATCGGGTTTACCACCCCGCCCTTCGGCATGCTGCTGTTCGTGGTGATGGGCGTGGCACCCAGGGGCACGACCCTGCGCATGATGGCCATGGCCGCGCTGCCCTACATCCTGATCACCATCGGCCTGATCGCCGTGATCGCCGTGGTGCCGCAGATTGCCCTGTGGCTGCCCGGATTGATGGGGAGATAG
- a CDS encoding GntR family transcriptional regulator, which translates to MSSSDFRIRRQPPLAAQVFETLRTMMQAHVFEPGERMVEEDLARRLAVSRTPVREALFRLEQNGMLEQRDGGFHVPRLTLRDVEEIFQIRRLLEPQGVADVAAATTDGDLAAYIAGRDRMLAADSEQAAVQANIAFRGLWLARIPNQRMQDVLMRFDDQVVLVRHATLRSAQSRLDAAQGVSRLVEAFAARDPVAARRVMESFIDSAFSHFHRAVTEPAPAPPATQSEETQ; encoded by the coding sequence GTGTCGTCGTCCGATTTCCGTATCCGCCGTCAACCGCCGCTGGCCGCCCAGGTGTTCGAAACACTGCGCACCATGATGCAGGCGCATGTGTTCGAACCCGGCGAGCGGATGGTCGAGGAGGATCTGGCACGGCGCCTGGCCGTGTCGCGCACCCCGGTGCGCGAGGCGCTGTTCCGGCTGGAACAGAACGGCATGCTGGAACAGCGCGACGGCGGGTTCCATGTGCCCCGCCTGACCCTGCGCGATGTCGAGGAAATCTTTCAGATCCGCCGCCTGCTGGAACCGCAGGGGGTGGCCGATGTGGCTGCGGCGACCACCGATGGCGATCTGGCCGCCTATATCGCCGGCCGTGACCGGATGCTGGCGGCCGACAGTGAACAGGCGGCGGTCCAGGCCAACATCGCCTTTCGCGGGTTGTGGCTGGCGCGCATTCCGAACCAGCGCATGCAGGACGTGCTGATGCGGTTCGACGATCAGGTCGTGCTGGTGCGCCATGCCACGCTGCGGTCGGCCCAGTCGCGGCTGGATGCTGCACAGGGCGTCAGCCGGCTGGTCGAGGCGTTTGCCGCCCGTGATCCCGTGGCCGCGCGGCGGGTGATGGAATCGTTCATCGACAGCGCCTTTTCCCACTTCCATCGCGCGGTCACCGAACCCGCGCCTGCGCCCCCCGCGACCCAATCGGAGGAAACACAATGA
- the dctP gene encoding TRAP transporter substrate-binding protein DctP, whose protein sequence is MKFLKPAALAAMMAVFGTAAAAEDVINAVTFTPGPSDFSKEFARFVEDVNAKGKGVVRIDIKGGPEVIPNPQLGTAQQSGLIDMVLLPAGLYLELVPEGEVLSASSLPPAEARKNGAWDLIDSIYQKKGNAKLLAHMDASAGFHLWTVNEPKLNADGMVDFKDIVLRASPLYKQLFENLGATFIIQPAGEVYTSLERGVINANAYPALGYASFGWDKFTKYRVDPSFFRMDVLISMNLDRFNDLSPEAQKIIVDTAAEHEAKSFADTATLVEKLKADMVANGQKPVEMKDPGKTKFLEAAAAASWQRMEARDATYIADLKKLFQ, encoded by the coding sequence ATGAAATTCCTGAAACCGGCGGCGCTGGCTGCCATGATGGCGGTGTTCGGCACCGCCGCCGCCGCCGAAGATGTCATCAACGCGGTCACCTTCACCCCCGGCCCGAGCGATTTCTCGAAAGAATTTGCCCGCTTCGTCGAGGATGTGAACGCCAAGGGCAAAGGCGTTGTTCGCATCGACATCAAGGGTGGGCCGGAAGTCATCCCGAACCCGCAGCTGGGCACCGCGCAGCAGTCGGGTCTGATCGACATGGTGCTGCTGCCGGCGGGCCTGTACCTGGAACTGGTGCCCGAAGGCGAGGTTCTGTCGGCTTCGTCCCTGCCGCCGGCAGAGGCGCGCAAGAACGGCGCCTGGGATCTGATCGACAGCATCTACCAGAAAAAGGGCAACGCCAAGCTGCTGGCGCATATGGACGCCTCGGCCGGTTTCCACCTGTGGACGGTGAACGAACCGAAGCTGAACGCCGACGGCATGGTCGATTTCAAGGACATCGTGCTGCGCGCCTCGCCGCTGTACAAGCAGCTGTTCGAAAACCTGGGCGCCACCTTCATCATCCAGCCGGCGGGCGAGGTCTATACCTCGCTGGAGCGTGGCGTGATCAACGCGAACGCCTATCCCGCACTCGGCTATGCCTCGTTCGGCTGGGACAAGTTCACCAAGTACCGCGTCGATCCCAGCTTCTTCCGCATGGACGTGCTGATCTCGATGAACCTCGACCGGTTCAACGACCTGTCGCCCGAAGCGCAGAAGATCATCGTCGATACCGCGGCCGAGCATGAGGCAAAGAGCTTTGCCGATACCGCGACGCTGGTTGAAAAGCTGAAGGCGGACATGGTTGCCAACGGCCAGAAGCCGGTCGAGATGAAGGATCCGGGCAAGACCAAGTTCCTGGAAGCTGCCGCCGCCGCCTCGTGGCAGCGGATGGAAGCCCGCGATGCGACCTATATCGCGGATCTGAAGAAACTGTTCCAATGA
- a CDS encoding TRAP transporter small permease, producing the protein MNLLFDLTGRASQLLAIAARILIGALVLLVVADVAVRNIGLRPLGWAVNTSEFFLLYVTFLSMPWLIRTKGHVFVEFLRIALPASAKRVMARIVYVGCMVLCLYLGWVALNSMILSVQRGTYEMRTFDIPKWVVFAPMVGAFGLSALEWLRFALGYDDMYDRDLMEVGGH; encoded by the coding sequence ATGAACCTTCTGTTTGACCTGACGGGTCGGGCCAGTCAGTTGCTGGCCATCGCTGCCCGCATCCTGATCGGTGCGCTTGTGCTGCTGGTTGTCGCCGATGTTGCCGTGCGCAATATCGGATTGCGGCCGCTTGGCTGGGCCGTGAACACCTCGGAATTCTTCCTGCTGTATGTCACCTTCTTGTCGATGCCCTGGCTGATCCGCACCAAGGGGCATGTCTTCGTCGAATTCCTGCGTATTGCGCTGCCGGCCAGCGCCAAGCGCGTCATGGCGCGCATCGTCTATGTCGGCTGCATGGTGCTGTGCCTGTATCTGGGCTGGGTGGCGCTGAATTCGATGATTCTGTCGGTGCAGCGCGGCACCTACGAGATGCGGACCTTCGATATTCCGAAATGGGTGGTCTTCGCCCCCATGGTCGGGGCCTTTGGCCTGTCGGCGCTGGAATGGCTGCGCTTTGCCCTGGGATATGACGACATGTACGACCGCGACCTCATGGAAGTCGGGGGGCACTGA
- a CDS encoding HpcH/HpaI aldolase family protein, with protein MTPLRHRITAAHAGDLPVLRGPFLAVPSPMVTEIACGSFPDFVCIDMEHGAVSPETAENMVRAAAVHRVSALVRVPGVDPVAIGQALDWGAEGVLVPRVNTPDEARAAVDAARYPPHGSRGAGPGRASGYGRAIPAALDRAARETVVALQIETVEALDRVAEIAAVPGVDLLFIGPGDLGVGLAATGRSTTVAEAVDTILAACAAADRPAGIFAMTTAGLAPYVGRIALGIVGSDATILVAGFDAAFA; from the coding sequence ATGACCCCTCTGCGCCACCGTATCACCGCCGCCCATGCGGGCGACCTGCCCGTGCTGCGCGGGCCGTTCCTGGCCGTTCCCTCGCCCATGGTGACGGAAATCGCCTGCGGATCGTTCCCCGATTTCGTCTGCATCGACATGGAACATGGCGCCGTGTCGCCCGAAACGGCCGAGAACATGGTCCGGGCTGCGGCGGTGCATCGCGTGTCGGCGCTGGTGCGGGTGCCGGGGGTGGATCCGGTGGCGATTGGTCAGGCGCTGGACTGGGGCGCCGAAGGCGTGCTGGTGCCGCGCGTGAACACCCCGGACGAGGCGCGCGCCGCGGTCGATGCCGCGCGCTACCCCCCGCACGGATCGCGCGGGGCGGGGCCGGGCCGCGCCTCGGGCTATGGCCGGGCAATTCCGGCGGCGCTGGACCGGGCGGCACGCGAAACCGTGGTGGCGTTGCAGATCGAAACGGTCGAGGCGCTGGACCGCGTGGCCGAGATTGCGGCGGTGCCGGGGGTGGACCTGCTGTTCATCGGGCCGGGCGATCTGGGCGTGGGGCTGGCCGCCACCGGGCGCAGCACCACGGTGGCCGAGGCGGTGGACACCATCCTTGCCGCCTGTGCGGCGGCGGACCGCCCGGCCGGGATCTTTGCCATGACCACGGCCGGGCTGGCGCCCTATGTCGGCCGGATCGCGCTGGGGATCGTCGGGTCGGATGCCACGATCCTGGTGGCAGGCTTCGACGCGGCGTTTGCCTGA
- a CDS encoding FAD-binding oxidoreductase: MSVADRLLGELGPDIVSTGAQIPDRNRADWSGLPAVLPLALVRPRTTAQVATALRICNETATPVVTQGGLSGLCGGAHPVEQGLALSLERMNRVIGVDVAQATLTAEAGCILQVAQQAAADQGMMLAVDLGARGSCTVGGVIGTNAGGNQVLRYGMTRDHVLGLEAVLADGTVLPAMNRLLKNNVGLDLKQMFIGTEGTMGVVTQAVFRLHPRPTSGATAFVGVADSAAMLALLSTARKALGPALISFEVMWPSFYDIMRAGSGAAHPLAGQHGVYIVIEAGGFDPSVRERLETTLGDAMEAGIIEDAVIAGNLREERALWAVRESVSEYPRIIGKLTPFDIGIPLDRMAEAVATLEAAITARWPDARALSYGHMGDSNLHLVVNVPSAGDDQPSKEIKALVYGLTREYAGTVSAEHGIGIIKRDVIGYSRSPEELAAMRAVKAALDPRGILNPGKAFA; the protein is encoded by the coding sequence ATGAGTGTTGCTGACCGTCTGCTAGGCGAACTGGGGCCCGATATCGTATCGACCGGCGCCCAGATCCCCGATCGCAACCGCGCCGACTGGTCGGGGCTGCCGGCGGTGCTGCCGCTGGCGCTGGTGCGGCCGCGCACCACGGCGCAGGTCGCCACCGCACTGCGCATCTGCAACGAAACCGCGACCCCCGTGGTTACCCAGGGCGGGCTGTCGGGCCTGTGCGGCGGCGCGCATCCGGTGGAACAGGGTCTTGCCCTGTCGCTGGAACGGATGAACCGCGTCATCGGTGTCGATGTGGCGCAGGCCACGCTGACGGCCGAGGCGGGTTGCATCCTGCAAGTGGCGCAGCAGGCGGCGGCGGATCAGGGCATGATGCTGGCCGTCGATCTGGGCGCGCGGGGCAGCTGCACCGTGGGCGGCGTGATCGGCACCAATGCAGGCGGCAACCAGGTGCTGCGCTATGGCATGACCCGCGACCATGTTCTGGGGCTGGAGGCGGTGCTGGCCGATGGCACGGTGCTGCCCGCGATGAACCGGCTGCTGAAGAACAACGTGGGCCTTGACCTGAAACAGATGTTTATCGGCACCGAGGGCACGATGGGCGTGGTCACGCAGGCCGTGTTCCGCCTGCACCCCCGCCCGACCAGCGGCGCCACCGCCTTTGTCGGCGTGGCGGATTCGGCGGCGATGCTGGCGCTTCTGTCCACCGCGCGCAAGGCGCTGGGGCCGGCGCTGATTTCCTTCGAGGTGATGTGGCCCAGCTTTTACGATATCATGCGCGCAGGCAGCGGGGCCGCCCATCCGCTGGCCGGGCAGCATGGCGTCTACATCGTGATCGAGGCGGGCGGGTTCGACCCGTCGGTGCGCGAACGGCTGGAAACCACCCTTGGCGATGCGATGGAGGCTGGCATCATCGAGGATGCGGTGATCGCCGGCAATCTGCGCGAGGAACGCGCGCTGTGGGCCGTGCGCGAATCGGTCAGCGAATATCCCCGTATCATCGGCAAGCTGACCCCGTTCGACATCGGCATCCCGCTGGACCGCATGGCCGAGGCGGTGGCAACGCTGGAAGCCGCGATCACCGCGCGCTGGCCCGATGCGCGGGCGCTGAGCTATGGCCATATGGGCGACAGCAACCTACATCTGGTGGTCAACGTGCCATCCGCCGGCGACGACCAGCCCAGCAAGGAGATCAAGGCGCTGGTCTATGGCCTGACCCGCGAGTATGCGGGCACGGTCTCGGCCGAACATGGCATCGGCATTATCAAGCGCGACGTGATCGGTTACAGCCGGTCGCCCGAAGAACTGGCCGCGATGCGCGCCGTCAAGGCCGCGCTGGACCCGCGCGGCATCCTCAATCCCGGCAAGGCTTTCGCATGA
- a CDS encoding Tm-1-like ATP-binding domain-containing protein, which translates to MGDRILIVGTYDTKDDELSYIAQVIRAQGGTPLAMDVSVLGQARATVDWTKHDVAAAGGGTIDQAIAGGDENAAMQLMARGAAALASRLQADGRFDGVLVLGGSMGTDLALDLCAALPVGVPKYIVSTVSFSPMIPPERLAADVQMILWAGGLYGLNSICKASLSQAAGAVLGAARAVEPPRRDRPMIGMTSFGKTVLRYMVTLKPELERRGYEVAVFHATGMGGRAFEGLAEQGTFAAVMDFAPQEVSNHLFGSAISAGPDRMTGAGRAGVPQMVAPGCYDLVDVVGWHPAPEAFRDTPSHAHNRLLSSYLLDAGQRRQVAREIGAKLSRARAPVTVFLPVQGCNEWDRPDGPLSNPDALAEFCDEMRAAMPANADLMELDAHINDESFAAAVLARFDQWVAEGVVPPGKP; encoded by the coding sequence ATGGGCGACCGCATCCTGATCGTCGGCACCTACGATACCAAGGACGATGAACTGTCCTACATCGCGCAGGTCATCCGGGCGCAGGGTGGCACGCCGCTGGCCATGGATGTCTCGGTCCTGGGGCAGGCGCGGGCGACGGTGGACTGGACCAAGCATGACGTGGCGGCGGCAGGCGGCGGCACCATCGACCAGGCCATCGCGGGCGGGGATGAAAACGCTGCCATGCAGCTGATGGCCCGGGGTGCTGCGGCGCTGGCCAGCCGGTTGCAGGCCGATGGCCGATTCGATGGCGTGCTGGTGCTGGGCGGGTCGATGGGCACCGATCTGGCACTGGATCTGTGCGCCGCCCTGCCGGTGGGCGTGCCGAAATACATCGTGTCCACCGTCAGCTTTTCCCCGATGATTCCGCCGGAACGGCTGGCAGCGGATGTGCAGATGATCCTGTGGGCCGGCGGGCTTTACGGGTTGAATTCCATCTGCAAGGCGTCCCTGTCACAGGCGGCGGGGGCGGTTCTGGGCGCCGCGCGGGCGGTGGAACCACCGCGCCGCGACCGGCCGATGATCGGCATGACCAGCTTTGGCAAGACGGTGCTGCGCTATATGGTCACGCTGAAGCCCGAACTGGAACGGCGCGGCTACGAGGTGGCGGTGTTCCACGCCACCGGCATGGGCGGCCGCGCGTTCGAGGGGCTGGCCGAACAGGGCACCTTTGCCGCCGTGATGGACTTTGCCCCGCAAGAGGTGTCGAACCACCTGTTCGGATCGGCCATCAGCGCCGGCCCCGACCGCATGACAGGGGCCGGCCGCGCCGGCGTACCCCAGATGGTGGCGCCGGGCTGCTACGATCTGGTCGATGTCGTGGGCTGGCATCCCGCGCCCGAGGCATTCCGCGACACCCCCAGCCATGCGCACAACCGCCTGCTGTCGTCCTATCTGCTGGATGCGGGCCAGCGGCGGCAGGTCGCGCGGGAAATCGGCGCCAAGCTGTCACGGGCCCGCGCGCCGGTGACGGTGTTCCTGCCCGTGCAGGGCTGCAACGAATGGGACCGGCCGGATGGCCCGCTGTCCAACCCCGACGCGCTGGCCGAATTCTGCGACGAGATGCGCGCGGCCATGCCCGCCAATGCCGATCTGATGGAACTGGACGCCCATATCAACGACGAGAGTTTCGCCGCCGCCGTGCTGGCCCGGTTCGACCAATGGGTTGCCGAGGGCGTGGTGCCGCCCGGCAAACCCTGA
- a CDS encoding LLM class flavin-dependent oxidoreductase — protein MTPHPMHGPNRFKLGVFAANADGGLTVTKVPERWTAAWPEVVQAARIADRAGIEFFLPIARWKGFGGEMNSRQHSYETFTFAAALAGVTERIGLFSTVHVPMVHPLFAAKAWATVDQASNGRAGLNIVAGWNPDEFAMFGLDRVDAPYDQAGEWIDVISRLYTESNPFDHAGKYYTLTGAATLPKPVRGGRPPVLNAAFSPPGRDFAARHADFLFTTFKNIEAGRATIADVAQRAAGTGRKVGVYTTTHVVCRPSRAEAEDYYHHYAVTMADDAAIDYVMAKQSANASNHDPETYRLHRKWFAGGAGTYPLIGTPADIADQMVEMADAGFAGTTVSFVNFAQELPFFCDGVLPLLQKAGLRE, from the coding sequence ATGACCCCCCATCCCATGCACGGGCCGAACAGGTTCAAGCTGGGCGTGTTCGCCGCCAATGCCGATGGCGGCCTGACCGTGACCAAGGTGCCCGAACGCTGGACCGCCGCCTGGCCCGAGGTGGTGCAGGCGGCCCGGATCGCCGACCGCGCCGGCATCGAATTCTTTCTGCCCATCGCCCGCTGGAAGGGCTTCGGCGGCGAGATGAACAGCCGCCAGCATTCCTACGAAACCTTCACCTTTGCTGCCGCGCTGGCCGGGGTGACGGAACGGATCGGGCTGTTTTCCACCGTCCATGTGCCGATGGTGCATCCGCTGTTCGCGGCCAAGGCCTGGGCGACGGTCGATCAGGCCTCGAACGGGCGGGCGGGGCTGAACATCGTGGCCGGCTGGAACCCCGACGAATTCGCCATGTTCGGGCTGGACCGCGTTGACGCCCCCTATGATCAGGCGGGCGAATGGATCGACGTCATTTCAAGGCTGTATACAGAATCCAACCCATTCGACCATGCGGGCAAATACTACACCCTGACCGGCGCCGCCACGCTGCCCAAGCCTGTGCGCGGGGGGCGTCCGCCGGTGCTGAACGCCGCCTTTTCGCCTCCGGGGCGGGATTTCGCGGCACGGCATGCGGATTTCCTGTTCACCACCTTCAAGAACATTGAGGCCGGGCGGGCCACCATTGCCGATGTGGCGCAGCGCGCGGCCGGCACCGGGCGCAAGGTCGGGGTCTATACCACCACCCATGTCGTCTGCCGCCCCAGCCGGGCCGAGGCCGAAGACTATTACCACCACTATGCCGTCACCATGGCCGACGATGCGGCCATCGACTATGTCATGGCCAAGCAATCGGCGAATGCCTCCAACCACGATCCTGAAACCTACCGGCTGCACCGTAAATGGTTCGCCGGCGGGGCGGGCACCTATCCGCTGATCGGCACGCCGGCGGATATTGCCGACCAGATGGTCGAAATGGCCGATGCCGGGTTTGCCGGCACCACGGTCAGTTTCGTGAACTTCGCGCAGGAACTGCCATTCTTCTGCGATGGCGTGCTTCCATTGCTGCAAAAGGCAGGGCTGAGGGAATGA